The Primulina tabacum isolate GXHZ01 chromosome 16, ASM2559414v2, whole genome shotgun sequence genome window below encodes:
- the LOC142528485 gene encoding heat stress transcription factor B-3-like: MVVDDPATNEVISWNADGTTFIVWQTAEFARDLLPTLFDAPRYPGSWIISMGFRKVATSRWEFSNEMLSKGEKDQLCSGKKNGVLNFELEIAKKKCKQLLELVAVEEENYEHEGPMLFGVRLMEVQRGIEKKRKRVEVKSL; encoded by the exons ATGGTGGTGGATGATCCGGCCACCAACGAGGTCATATCGTGGAACGCCGACGGCACGACGTTCATTGTGTGGCAGACGGCGGAATTTGCGCGGGACCTCCTTCCCACGCTGTTTGATGCCCCGAGAtatcccgggtcatggataataTCCATG GGTTTTCGTAAGGTTGCAACAAGCCGGTGGGAGTTCAGCAATGAGATGTTAAGCAAGGGCGAGAAAGATCAACTAT GCTCAGGCAAGAAAAATGGGGTCCTGAATTTCGAGCTCGAAATCGCCAAGAAGAAATGTAAACAACTTCTTGAATTGGTAGCcgttgaagaagaaaattatgAACACGAGGGGCCTATGCTTTTTGGTGTGAGATTAATGGAAGTTCAAAGGGGGATAGAGAAGAAGAGGAA